In Miniphocaeibacter halophilus, the following proteins share a genomic window:
- a CDS encoding amidohydrolase family protein translates to MKKVYRGNIVFIKKMGELTSIKNGYLVVENGVIVSVDKVLSREYENLEIVDFGNKLIIPGFVDIHLHAPQINNLGLGADLELLDWLEKYTFPEEAKYRDLNYTEKSYSTLINKLWENGTTSSIIFGSIFKDSNILLSKMISRSGLKAYVGKVNMDKNSPDYYIEETEQSLIDTEDYINEISKLKNIRPIITPRFVPSCSKKLMYGLGELAKKYDLKIQSHLSENIGEVEWVKELHPDCENYIDVYEKYNLLRKDKVVMAHCVWSNKEEIKKLKEYNITVAHAPVSNGNLASGIAPINEFKENRVNIGLCSDLSGGHELFLGKVIKEAETFGKLKWINDKNKYNYLTTLDYFYFATKGSGKFFGNVGSLEENYDADFLVIDDSDLSDLNDRSLDERLKRFIYLGNGKNIIARYVNGIKIEKPF, encoded by the coding sequence ATGAAAAAGGTATATAGGGGAAATATAGTTTTTATTAAAAAAATGGGAGAATTAACAAGTATTAAAAACGGTTACCTTGTAGTTGAAAATGGAGTAATAGTTTCTGTTGATAAAGTACTTTCTAGAGAATATGAAAATCTTGAGATAGTTGATTTTGGAAATAAATTAATAATACCCGGCTTTGTAGACATACATTTACATGCTCCCCAAATAAATAATTTAGGTTTAGGTGCGGACTTAGAATTACTTGATTGGCTGGAAAAATATACTTTTCCAGAAGAAGCAAAATATAGGGATTTAAATTATACTGAAAAATCCTATAGCACTTTAATTAATAAATTATGGGAAAATGGTACAACAAGTTCAATTATATTTGGTAGTATTTTTAAAGATTCCAACATATTATTATCAAAAATGATTAGTAGATCAGGGTTAAAAGCCTATGTTGGGAAAGTAAATATGGATAAAAACTCTCCGGATTATTATATAGAAGAAACAGAACAAAGTTTAATTGACACTGAGGATTATATTAATGAAATTTCTAAGTTAAAAAATATAAGGCCTATTATAACACCAAGATTTGTTCCAAGTTGTTCTAAGAAATTAATGTATGGCTTAGGAGAACTTGCAAAAAAATATGACTTAAAAATTCAATCCCATTTATCAGAAAATATTGGAGAAGTAGAATGGGTGAAGGAGCTACATCCGGATTGTGAAAATTATATTGATGTTTATGAAAAATATAATTTATTAAGAAAAGACAAAGTAGTAATGGCTCATTGTGTTTGGTCTAATAAAGAAGAAATAAAAAAATTAAAAGAATATAATATTACCGTTGCTCACGCACCTGTTTCAAATGGAAATCTTGCTAGTGGAATAGCTCCTATTAATGAATTTAAAGAGAACAGGGTTAATATTGGACTTTGTTCCGATTTAAGTGGTGGACATGAATTGTTCTTAGGTAAAGTAATTAAAGAAGCTGAAACCTTTGGAAAATTAAAATGGATAAATGATAAAAATAAATATAATTATTTAACGACTTTAGATTATTTTTATTTTGCTACTAAGGGCAGTGGAAAGTTTTTTGGTAATGTTGGAAGTTTAGAAGAAAATTATGATGCAGATTTTTTAGTCATTGACGATAGTGATTTAAGTGATTTAAATGATAGAAGTTTAGATGAACGATTAAAAAGATTTATATACTTAGGAAATGGTAAGAATATAATTGCAAGATATGTGAATGGGATAAAAATTGAAAAACCTTTTTAA
- the ruvC gene encoding crossover junction endodeoxyribonuclease RuvC, producing MIILGIDPGIAIIGYGIIEVVGSSIKLLEYGCITTSSKSPVPKRLSFIMKEMSSIIEEFKPDEMAIEELFFNKNAKTVINVAQARGVEILAGIEAGLPIYEYTPLQIKQAIVGYGRAEKIQVQETIKTILRLSEIPKPDDAADAIAVAICHSFSRKFKELYEMR from the coding sequence TTGATAATTTTAGGTATAGATCCAGGGATAGCTATAATAGGTTATGGAATAATAGAAGTTGTTGGAAGTTCAATTAAATTGTTAGAATATGGATGCATTACTACTTCTTCAAAAAGTCCTGTACCCAAAAGGCTATCTTTTATTATGAAAGAAATGTCTTCGATTATAGAAGAATTTAAGCCTGATGAAATGGCTATAGAAGAATTGTTTTTTAATAAAAATGCCAAGACGGTTATTAATGTCGCACAGGCAAGAGGAGTGGAGATTCTAGCAGGTATAGAAGCGGGTTTACCAATATACGAATATACTCCTTTACAGATTAAACAAGCCATTGTTGGCTATGGAAGAGCTGAAAAAATTCAGGTGCAAGAAACAATTAAAACCATTTTAAGACTTAGTGAAATACCAAAACCGGACGATGCTGCTGATGCAATAGCAGTGGCAATTTGCCATTCATTTAGTCGTAAGTTTAAAGAATTATATGAAATGAGGTAA